Proteins co-encoded in one Flavobacterium fluviale genomic window:
- a CDS encoding glycogen synthase yields the protein MEIFHISAECYPMAKVGGLADVVGALPKYQNNAGHNVRVVVPAYDTKFKKENQFDYVHWGSVKLGSFNFPFNVLKESTDILGYELYLIEINELFDRPNVYGYEDDIERFLSFQIAALDWIIARNEVPDVINCHDHHTGLIPFLTQFAYKYEKLKDLKTVITIHNGLYQGWFGFDKLHYLPEFDLKHVGFLEWNNSINSLAVAVKCAQAVTTVSPSYLDEINYAANGLESLFNSVRNKSKGILNGIDIEVWNPLKDEMISENYSIENFEIGKQKNKEKLCDQFELDPSKPLFSFIGRLFEEKGGDLLPQASALALSENFENINILILGSGNSEIESQLTQLRNDYKGNYNVFIGYNEELAHLIYAGSDYILMPSRVEPCGLNQMYAMRYGTIPIVRRTGGLRDTVIDFGDNGNGICHDQASVGDICYSINRAVKLYDDKISFNKVLKRGMEADHSWESVCHDYIEIYNLIIEKNEI from the coding sequence ATGGAAATATTTCATATTAGTGCAGAATGTTATCCAATGGCAAAGGTTGGGGGTTTGGCCGATGTGGTTGGTGCACTTCCTAAATATCAAAATAATGCTGGTCATAATGTACGAGTTGTTGTTCCTGCTTATGACACAAAATTTAAAAAAGAAAATCAATTCGACTACGTTCATTGGGGATCTGTTAAACTCGGAAGCTTTAATTTTCCTTTTAATGTTCTTAAAGAAAGTACTGATATATTAGGTTATGAATTATATCTAATAGAAATAAATGAATTATTCGATCGTCCAAATGTATATGGTTATGAGGATGATATCGAACGGTTTTTATCTTTTCAGATTGCTGCTTTAGATTGGATAATTGCTCGAAATGAAGTTCCAGATGTAATTAACTGCCATGATCATCATACAGGTCTAATTCCGTTTTTAACTCAGTTTGCTTATAAATATGAAAAATTAAAGGATTTAAAAACGGTGATAACGATTCATAATGGTTTGTATCAAGGATGGTTTGGTTTTGATAAACTACATTATCTGCCAGAGTTTGATTTGAAACATGTTGGATTTTTAGAATGGAACAATTCAATAAATTCACTGGCAGTTGCAGTAAAATGTGCTCAAGCTGTTACTACAGTTTCTCCAAGTTATTTAGACGAAATTAATTACGCAGCAAATGGTTTGGAAAGTTTATTTAATTCTGTTAGAAATAAATCTAAAGGAATTTTAAACGGGATTGACATTGAAGTCTGGAATCCTCTAAAAGATGAAATGATTTCGGAGAACTATTCGATAGAGAATTTTGAAATTGGAAAACAGAAAAATAAAGAAAAATTGTGTGATCAATTCGAACTTGATCCGTCAAAACCTTTATTTAGTTTTATAGGGCGTTTGTTTGAAGAGAAAGGTGGAGACTTATTACCTCAGGCTTCCGCACTAGCATTATCTGAAAATTTTGAAAATATTAATATTTTAATTCTGGGTTCAGGAAATTCAGAAATTGAATCGCAGTTAACCCAATTGCGTAATGATTATAAAGGAAATTACAATGTTTTTATTGGTTATAATGAAGAATTAGCGCATTTGATTTATGCAGGATCTGACTATATTTTAATGCCTTCGAGAGTTGAACCTTGTGGTTTAAACCAAATGTACGCCATGCGTTATGGAACAATTCCGATTGTGAGGAGAACGGGAGGATTGAGAGATACTGTAATTGATTTTGGTGATAACGGTAATGGAATCTGCCACGATCAGGCTTCGGTTGGAGATATTTGTTATTCCATAAATCGTGCTGTGAAATTATACGATGATAAAATTAGTTTCAATAAAGTTTTAAAAAGAGGAATGGAAGCAGATCATTCCTGGGAAAGTGTTTGCCATGATTACATCGAGATATACAACCTAATAATTGAGAAAAATGAAATTTAA
- a CDS encoding alpha/beta fold hydrolase yields MAKKAINPTKSLKIPQIIIISAKICALISTKLVAKFAARIFTTPIKHKVPKREFEMDHKSIQQTIYIPAIDKSVVTYEYGNSNRKILLVHGWSGRGTQLFKIAEELLQNGYSTISFDAPAHGKSKGKTTIMSEFIAAILEIEKQFGPFEIAIGHSLGGMSVLNAIKDGLKVNKAVIIGSGDIVQDILDEFIFKLGLKKGIGDNLRDLFEEKYQVKMDDFSAYRAAQKIKIPVLVIHDNDDPEVPIKAGIHIHQNLEQGSLYLTDGLGHRKILGNHNVIKKTLEFIKIN; encoded by the coding sequence ATGGCAAAAAAGGCAATCAATCCCACTAAATCATTAAAAATTCCTCAGATAATTATAATATCTGCCAAAATTTGCGCTTTGATCTCCACAAAATTAGTTGCCAAATTTGCTGCAAGAATATTTACAACTCCAATAAAACATAAAGTTCCAAAAAGAGAATTTGAAATGGATCATAAAAGCATTCAACAAACAATTTATATCCCTGCAATCGATAAGAGCGTTGTTACCTATGAATATGGAAATAGTAATCGTAAAATATTATTAGTTCACGGTTGGTCTGGCCGCGGAACACAATTGTTTAAAATCGCAGAGGAACTTTTACAAAATGGTTATTCAACCATTAGTTTTGACGCCCCAGCACATGGAAAATCTAAAGGCAAAACCACAATAATGTCTGAATTTATAGCTGCTATTCTTGAAATTGAAAAGCAATTTGGTCCTTTTGAAATTGCAATTGGACATTCACTTGGAGGAATGTCTGTCTTAAATGCGATTAAAGACGGTCTAAAAGTAAATAAAGCTGTAATAATTGGAAGCGGTGATATTGTACAGGATATTTTAGATGAGTTTATTTTTAAATTAGGATTGAAGAAAGGAATTGGTGATAATTTAAGAGATTTATTTGAAGAGAAATATCAAGTAAAAATGGATGATTTTTCAGCTTATCGCGCAGCTCAGAAAATTAAAATTCCAGTTTTAGTAATACATGATAATGATGATCCAGAAGTTCCAATTAAAGCAGGAATTCACATCCATCAAAATCTTGAACAAGGAAGCCTTTATCTAACAGACGGACTTGGTCACAGAAAAATATTAGGTAATCATAATGTGATAAAAAAAACTTTAGAATTCATTAAAATAAATTAA
- a CDS encoding endonuclease III domain-containing protein, whose protein sequence is MDLFGESLNWETKLKPILKKYKDKKHPLEYKNTYQLLIIVVLSAQDSDANINNVAPALFEKFPTLNSLSKTDLDTFLPYITKVRNHGTKANWLLEIAKTIKNDKDIPLTMSGLTALKGVGRKSANVILRETHQPAEGIIADLHVIRVAPRIGIVKESKDGNKIEKDLMQVLPKNVWSEIGMAISFLGREICRPKPKCEECLLTDICLYYNTKVLHN, encoded by the coding sequence ATGGATTTATTTGGAGAATCATTAAATTGGGAAACTAAATTAAAACCCATTTTAAAGAAATATAAGGATAAGAAACATCCTTTAGAATACAAAAATACATACCAGCTTTTGATAATAGTTGTCCTGTCTGCACAAGATTCCGATGCTAATATCAATAATGTTGCTCCAGCTTTATTCGAAAAATTTCCAACATTAAATAGTTTATCAAAAACTGATTTAGATACTTTTTTACCTTATATTACTAAAGTTCGAAACCACGGAACAAAAGCAAATTGGCTTTTGGAAATTGCGAAAACAATTAAAAACGATAAAGATATTCCATTAACAATGTCAGGCTTAACCGCTTTAAAAGGTGTTGGGAGGAAGTCGGCCAATGTTATTTTAAGAGAAACTCATCAACCAGCAGAAGGCATCATTGCTGATTTACACGTAATCCGAGTTGCGCCCAGAATTGGAATTGTAAAAGAATCTAAAGACGGAAATAAAATAGAAAAAGACCTGATGCAGGTTTTACCAAAAAATGTCTGGTCAGAAATTGGAATGGCAATTTCCTTTTTAGGAAGAGAAATATGCAGGCCTAAACCAAAATGCGAAGAATGTCTACTAACAGATATCTGTTTGTATTATAATACCAAAGTACTTCATAATTAA